Part of the Flavobacteriales bacterium genome, CGGTGTGGGCCAGTACCAGCACGATGTGGATCAAAAACTATTACAATCTTCCCTCGACCGGGTGGTGGAAAGTTGCGTAAACAATGTGGGGGTGGACATCAACACCGCGAGCAAACATTTGTTGACTTACGTATCCGGCCTGGGCCCACAGCTTGCGAAGAACATGGTAGACTACCGTGCCAAGCATGGGGCATTCACCTCCCGGGAGGAATTTAAAAAGGTTCCCCGCCTGGGTGAAAAAGCGTTTGAACAGTGTGCCGGTTTCCTACGCATCCGTGATGGAAAGAACCCGCTGGACAACTCCGCCGTTCACCCCGAATCTTATCCGGTCGTGAAGAAAATGGCCAAAGCATTGCAATGCGATGTACAGGACCTGCTGCGCAATGAGGAACGGATCGCACAAATTGACATAAGGAATTTCATCTCCTCCGAAACCGGTGAAGAGACCATCACCGATATCCTGGCGGAACTTCGCAAACCGGGCCTGGATCCCAGGAAGAAGGCGAAGGCATTTGCTTTTGCGAAAGGCATCCATAAAGTCACGGACCTCGAGCCTGGCATGGTATTGCCGGGCATCATCACCAACATCACCAACTTCGGGGTGTTTGTGGATGTGGGCGTGAAGCAGGACGGCCTGGTGCACATCTCCAATCTGGCCAATGAATTCGTAAGCAACCCTGCGGATCATGTACACCTGCACCAACAGGTTCAGGTAAAAGTACTGGAAGTGGATGCCGAGCGGAAACGGATCGGGTTGTCGATGAAGGATGTGTGAGGGGGATTGCCTGTTTTGAAATTATTCAACCCGAAAATCGTATCTTTCGTTTATGAACTCTGCTGTCCATAACAAAGAAGAACTTCTTGTAAGGATTCTGTCTGCGCGCGACCGGATTCTTTCATATGGCGTAAAGCATCTGGGTATCTTCGGCTCTTTTGTCCGCAACCAGGCTCATGCGGGAAGCGACATTGACTTTCTGGTAGAGTTCTACCCTGAACACAAGAACTTCGACACCTTCATAGACCTTGCCTTCTTCCTGGAACAATTGCTGGGCAGGAAAGTTGAAATTGTTACACCTCAGTCGCTTAGCAAATACATTGGTCCCCGTATTTTAAAGGAAGTCGAGTATGTTTCCCTCGCAGCTTGAATTGCTCCGGCATATGATGGATGAATGCGACTTTATCCTGAACAGCACAGCGGAAAAACAAAAAGAAGAGGTTATCCTTTACCAGCCAGATTCACCCTAACTTCCGGCAAGCCCACCACCTCATAGGTAGCGGACGCAAGAGAAACCTTGCCCTCTGTCTTTTCGATGGCTTCAAGAATGTCTTTGTGGAGGGTGTTCTTCGTCATGCGCCTTTTCTTGCTGTCCACCACAAACCGCAGGGTGAACTCGATCCAGTTGTCCGTCAGCTTCATGGAGATGGACGGTTCGACATTCGCATCTTCAATGAGGTATTTCTTCACCATTTTTTTCCAGTGCTCTTTGGCAAATTCCGCATAGTCCATGAGGGATGCCTGTGCCGCATCGGCGATGATCTGTTGCGTTAATTTCAGGTCTGAACCGTAACGAATCGGCAGGGTGATCTCATCCCACAGGAAGGGGAAGTCGGACGTGTAATTGCGCACAGGACCTTTGAAGACAAAGGCATTGCTGATCTGAACGATGCGGCCGTTATAGTTATCACTCTTCACCCACTCCCCTATTTCCATCAACGTGGTCTTCGTGATACCGATGTCGATCACATCTCCTTTGACATTGTAAATCTCAATACGATCACCCGGCTTGTAGAGACCGGCGCCGTAAATGGTGACCCAACCCGCCACACTCAGGATCACCTCCTGAAGTGCAAAGGCCAGTCCGGCGCTGATCAGCCCGATGGCCAGGGAAAAATATTTCATCTCCCCGGTGAAGGTGATGATGGCCACCAGAAAGATGAGTGCATAGCCTGCCAGTCCGACAATCTTCCTGACACGATAACGGATGGCATTATCCGCAAGGACTTTGTTCATACCCCTGCGAAGCAACATCACCAGAAGCAAGATGGCTAAGACCCAGACAAGAAAATGGGCAAACCGGAGCCACAGTCCATCCATCGCACCGCTATTGTATTTGCTTATGAGTTGGTCGAGATCGGGCAAAGAAATATGAATTAAGAATGAAGAGTTAAGAACCAAGGGAATCGAAGAATACCCCCGGGGCCATTGTTCTTTCAGGGTAGCAAAGTTCGTTAAACGTCTGCATAATGGAAATGACAAATGTCATGCGGAAGTATTTACGTTTTCGTGAATTGAACATTAATATGTGGGGATAGTTACTGCAACCTAATAACGCTCATATTCTAAAAAT contains:
- a CDS encoding nucleotidyltransferase family protein, which produces MNSAVHNKEELLVRILSARDRILSYGVKHLGIFGSFVRNQAHAGSDIDFLVEFYPEHKNFDTFIDLAFFLEQLLGRKVEIVTPQSLSKYIGPRILKEVEYVSLAA
- a CDS encoding mechanosensitive ion channel; the encoded protein is MDGLWLRFAHFLVWVLAILLLVMLLRRGMNKVLADNAIRYRVRKIVGLAGYALIFLVAIITFTGEMKYFSLAIGLISAGLAFALQEVILSVAGWVTIYGAGLYKPGDRIEIYNVKGDVIDIGITKTTLMEIGEWVKSDNYNGRIVQISNAFVFKGPVRNYTSDFPFLWDEITLPIRYGSDLKLTQQIIADAAQASLMDYAEFAKEHWKKMVKKYLIEDANVEPSISMKLTDNWIEFTLRFVVDSKKRRMTKNTLHKDILEAIEKTEGKVSLASATYEVVGLPEVRVNLAGKG